A single uncultured Acetobacterium sp. DNA region contains:
- a CDS encoding aminoglycoside phosphotransferase family protein: protein MRVENYPLERLDSPLFTSRSSEIYLWEGSRLLKLFNAEVDPFLIENEKINTIEAYEKGVTKVRCYGMIQVENRTGMIIECVNGKPLISLAGSHPTTAFRVPRLMVELQLQLHDTQTDIIRSYKEMVITTLDSQPLAFLSPEEKAIIRTRIAVLPDGNSILHLDYHPDNIMSDRQSATIIDWMTAARGVPAADVAATLYLLNEGEMIPGLNKAVALALESVRKYLCKRYLKEYQKTTGMTDAEIAPWRLPFLIVRLGVWNIDSEVLILQKKIRAALNE, encoded by the coding sequence ATGCGTGTTGAAAACTATCCCCTGGAGCGATTGGATTCTCCGCTGTTCACCAGCCGTTCATCAGAAATCTATTTGTGGGAAGGCTCCCGGTTATTAAAGCTTTTTAATGCCGAAGTCGATCCCTTCTTGATTGAAAACGAAAAAATAAATACCATTGAAGCCTATGAAAAAGGTGTCACCAAGGTAAGATGTTATGGCATGATCCAGGTTGAAAACCGAACCGGGATGATCATTGAATGTGTTAATGGAAAACCCTTAATCAGCCTGGCCGGATCTCATCCGACAACGGCTTTCCGTGTTCCCCGACTGATGGTGGAACTCCAGTTACAATTACACGATACCCAGACGGACATTATCCGTAGTTACAAAGAAATGGTCATCACTACTCTGGATTCCCAACCGCTGGCTTTTTTGTCCCCTGAGGAAAAGGCTATCATCAGGACGAGAATTGCCGTACTCCCGGATGGTAATTCGATCCTGCATCTTGATTATCACCCGGACAACATTATGTCGGACCGTCAGTCTGCCACCATCATCGACTGGATGACGGCCGCCCGGGGCGTCCCGGCAGCGGATGTGGCGGCGACCCTCTATCTCCTCAATGAAGGCGAAATGATTCCCGGTCTCAACAAGGCCGTTGCCCTGGCTCTGGAATCGGTCCGAAAATATCTCTGCAAACGATATTTAAAAGAGTATCAAAAAACCACCGGCATGACCGATGCAGAAATTGCCCCCTGGCGGCTGCCTTTTTTAATCGTGCGGCTTGGTGTTTGGAACATTGACAGCGAAGTGCTTATTCTCCAAAAGAAAATACGAGCCGCTCTTAATGAGTAA
- a CDS encoding sugar-binding domain-containing protein, translated as MKQHDDQLLILRIAKYYYLDGLSQQEISEKENIHRSQISRILKQARDQGYVKIRVSIPESGTSDALGNQLRELLGLKAVYVAPTMSAKADQSEALSFFAARQLEEILPECQNIGVGLGKTLYHVAAQLTSQRVNKPLKFFSVVGSSGTNNPYLQPSVILDNFAKHFRGSCHYNNFTICQKRSMMSPFDLKRFDELQKAYQKLDTVVLSIAGPMNINYPYFDEFSLFSKKIDISQALTKPHANLLGHVMYENHHSLQLPEDYFMTSMPLSLLEKTENVICIAHGSEKVNPIISAARQHYIKVLITDETTAQALIQKLTQVS; from the coding sequence ATGAAACAACATGATGATCAATTATTGATCCTGCGGATCGCAAAATACTATTATCTTGACGGCTTAAGCCAACAGGAGATTTCCGAGAAGGAAAACATTCATCGCTCACAAATCTCGCGGATCCTCAAACAGGCCCGCGATCAGGGCTACGTCAAAATTCGGGTCAGTATCCCGGAAAGCGGTACATCCGATGCCCTTGGCAACCAGCTTCGGGAACTGCTCGGATTAAAAGCGGTTTACGTGGCACCGACGATGTCTGCCAAAGCGGATCAATCGGAAGCCTTATCCTTTTTTGCCGCTCGTCAATTGGAAGAAATCCTGCCTGAATGTCAAAATATTGGCGTCGGGTTAGGGAAGACCCTGTATCATGTAGCCGCCCAGCTGACAAGTCAGCGGGTGAACAAACCATTGAAATTTTTTTCGGTTGTCGGATCATCGGGAACGAACAACCCGTATTTACAACCCAGTGTAATCTTAGATAATTTTGCCAAGCACTTCAGAGGGAGTTGCCATTACAATAATTTCACCATCTGCCAGAAGCGCAGTATGATGTCACCTTTTGACTTGAAACGGTTTGATGAGCTTCAGAAAGCTTATCAAAAACTGGATACGGTGGTTTTGTCTATTGCTGGTCCCATGAATATCAATTATCCTTATTTTGATGAATTCTCTTTATTCAGTAAAAAAATTGACATTTCTCAGGCATTAACCAAACCCCATGCCAATCTTTTGGGACATGTGATGTACGAAAACCATCACTCACTGCAATTGCCGGAGGACTATTTTATGACCAGCATGCCCCTGTCATTGCTGGAAAAGACCGAAAATGTCATCTGTATTGCTCACGGCAGCGAGAAGGTGAATCCGATTATCAGTGCCGCCCGACAGCATTATATCAAGGTTCTGATTACTGATGAGACAACGGCCCAGGCATTAATTCAAAAGTTAACACAGGTTTCATAA
- a CDS encoding GDSL-type esterase/lipase family protein, with the protein MKRKFFHSVTSQIVILLLMLSMIFSTGVFAAADSDSGDSSNDTTINTQATGDIGVQYRGHVQNKGDVPLPVGSFITGPNELGSRDEGLRLEGLRIELTGDVPAGAGISYDVHVQNKGWMGTVENGNFAGTTGDSLRIEAIKINLTGLDGYDVYYRGHVQNKGNIPVVDTTWGWVKNGTELGSTGESLRLESIEIKIVKTETYTALGDSIAYGMSATPGSGYVNLFYDNLKGINGNEDLSLVNLGIPGYASAQLLNQVQNDPATIAALGKAKVITVSVGGNNILAPVIVTLAAAFQLDPASPTFPTDLATALAQPGAQDIITAALPTIQTNVTASVTTFGTDWPQIVATIKTLAPQADIYVTTLYDPISTQDPLFAVFDPAIQTVNAAIKTPGAGYKVADVYTAFATYQGSEPLVNFNWYIGNLDPHPTTAGHELIYQSHLNAVVIN; encoded by the coding sequence ATGAAAAGAAAATTTTTCCACTCCGTTACCAGCCAGATTGTGATTCTTCTGCTGATGCTGTCCATGATTTTTTCAACCGGCGTTTTTGCTGCCGCTGATTCAGACAGTGGTGATTCAAGCAACGACACTACCATTAATACCCAGGCCACCGGGGATATTGGTGTCCAATATCGCGGCCATGTCCAGAATAAAGGGGATGTTCCCTTACCTGTTGGAAGCTTTATCACTGGTCCCAATGAACTGGGAAGTCGGGACGAAGGCCTCCGTCTGGAAGGCCTCCGGATTGAACTCACCGGCGATGTCCCCGCCGGCGCCGGGATCAGCTATGATGTCCATGTTCAGAATAAAGGCTGGATGGGCACAGTGGAAAATGGTAATTTTGCCGGAACCACCGGGGACAGCCTGCGGATTGAAGCGATCAAAATTAATTTGACTGGCCTTGACGGTTATGACGTTTATTACCGTGGTCATGTTCAGAACAAAGGCAATATCCCGGTTGTCGATACTACCTGGGGCTGGGTAAAAAACGGTACCGAGCTCGGATCTACCGGTGAAAGTTTGCGACTCGAATCGATCGAGATAAAAATTGTCAAAACTGAAACCTATACCGCCCTGGGCGATTCAATTGCCTATGGGATGAGCGCAACGCCTGGTTCCGGTTACGTGAATCTTTTCTACGACAACTTAAAAGGGATTAACGGAAATGAAGACTTATCCCTGGTCAATCTGGGCATCCCGGGTTACGCGTCTGCGCAACTCCTAAATCAGGTTCAGAACGATCCGGCAACCATTGCTGCCCTTGGCAAGGCCAAGGTAATTACTGTCAGTGTCGGTGGTAACAATATTCTCGCTCCGGTTATCGTAACCCTGGCAGCTGCTTTCCAACTGGATCCGGCCTCCCCGACCTTTCCAACCGATCTGGCGACCGCTTTAGCCCAACCCGGTGCCCAGGATATCATTACAGCGGCGCTGCCAACAATCCAGACCAATGTAACCGCCAGCGTTACGACGTTTGGCACCGATTGGCCGCAGATCGTTGCCACTATCAAAACCCTGGCACCTCAGGCTGATATTTATGTGACAACCTTATATGATCCGATCAGCACTCAGGATCCGCTATTTGCTGTTTTCGATCCCGCCATTCAGACCGTTAACGCCGCCATAAAGACACCCGGTGCCGGTTACAAGGTCGCTGATGTCTACACCGCCTTTGCCACCTACCAGGGCAGCGAACCGCTGGTTAATTTCAACTGGTACATCGGTAATCTGGATCCTCATCCTACCACTGCCGGCCACGAGCTCATTTACCAGTCGCATCTGAATGCCGTGGTGATTAACTAA
- a CDS encoding serine/threonine-protein kinase → MKKEKTTKIEEKIRSVFDQEYQIIKMLGNGGMGCVFHVQSNGNITADFALKVLDKEAYTGNKLDFMREADIMKGLNHPGIPKIVEVTEDEDYVYIIQEYIQGEPLSLVIQKCGKIRDEYLRVWMGSMASTLDYLHKQGLIHRDIKPDNMMLTQDCEIKIIDFGLARQKEQIDQADKKVFGTLSFTAPERFTKKVGTVQTDIYGFGATMYYVATGKKPENMKTDPLESYVTMKKQLNEKAPEEITQILTKAIAVKPYQRYKSFDEILWDLSHENHSKDKESEVRQVQSINVFLILAILFLIGLMSTY, encoded by the coding sequence ATGAAAAAAGAAAAAACTACAAAAATTGAAGAAAAAATCAGAAGCGTATTTGATCAGGAATACCAGATTATAAAAATGTTAGGTAATGGTGGAATGGGCTGCGTTTTTCATGTGCAAAGTAATGGTAACATCACCGCTGACTTCGCCTTGAAAGTATTGGATAAGGAAGCCTATACCGGCAATAAGCTGGATTTCATGCGCGAAGCAGATATCATGAAGGGCTTGAATCATCCAGGAATTCCTAAAATTGTCGAAGTTACTGAGGATGAGGATTATGTTTACATCATTCAGGAATATATTCAGGGAGAACCACTTAGTCTGGTAATCCAAAAGTGTGGCAAAATCAGGGACGAGTATCTGAGGGTATGGATGGGGAGCATGGCGTCAACCCTTGATTATTTACATAAGCAGGGTCTGATTCATCGGGATATCAAGCCGGATAATATGATGCTGACCCAAGACTGTGAAATAAAAATTATCGATTTTGGCCTGGCTCGTCAAAAAGAACAGATCGACCAAGCTGATAAAAAAGTTTTCGGCACCCTGTCTTTCACTGCACCGGAGCGGTTTACGAAAAAGGTAGGGACAGTCCAAACCGATATTTATGGTTTTGGAGCAACCATGTATTATGTCGCTACTGGCAAAAAACCGGAAAATATGAAAACCGATCCTCTGGAAAGCTATGTGACGATGAAGAAACAACTAAATGAGAAAGCGCCGGAGGAAATCACTCAGATCCTGACAAAAGCCATTGCAGTCAAACCTTATCAGCGTTACAAGAGTTTTGATGAGATTCTTTGGGATCTGTCCCATGAAAATCACAGTAAGGATAAGGAATCAGAAGTGCGTCAGGTACAATCCATCAATGTGTTTTTAATACTGGCAATCCTTTTTTTGATCGGGTTGATGTCAACTTATTAA
- a CDS encoding FHA domain-containing protein, with protein MNEKNKDNVKSDLVLMYDGKIYELNMNPFILGRDPNSSDFYINNKTVSRNHGQLTQTDGIWYLEDMNSSSGTILNGVRIEPLRKYQVVAGDCLELSDVVLEVLPVSTQTIGKINEDEFHDDQVEVEIKTEKQMKRIQGSRSFKNNSGTEGTGAGRFFKKDEGLRVMNHFKSTLRQFLNENTLDQKAISRLKKIIELTQRLTVDEAVIENIVQEIINEDSKKTASAVPTPELVTKTKVPGAKEKIQKSQQPPVPGGVQNGTAKLPMFHPVKVEGDWIEIPVSKIPFTIGRGPDNVDFVLRATGISRSHCLVSFHDGSYHISDLGSTNGILLNKKQLKPNDNYVIKNGDSVSFGINQFYVEI; from the coding sequence ATGAATGAAAAAAATAAGGATAACGTAAAAAGTGATTTGGTGCTTATGTATGATGGAAAAATCTATGAATTGAACATGAATCCATTTATTCTGGGGCGTGATCCCAATTCCAGCGATTTTTACATCAATAATAAAACCGTAAGTCGAAATCATGGGCAATTAACCCAAACGGATGGCATTTGGTATCTGGAGGATATGAATTCCAGTTCGGGAACCATTCTCAATGGGGTCAGGATTGAACCGCTAAGAAAATATCAGGTTGTCGCCGGTGACTGTTTGGAATTGTCCGATGTGGTTTTGGAGGTATTGCCTGTCAGCACGCAGACCATAGGAAAAATAAATGAAGACGAGTTCCATGATGATCAGGTAGAAGTGGAAATCAAAACGGAAAAACAAATGAAGCGAATTCAGGGAAGTCGAAGTTTCAAAAATAACAGCGGTACGGAAGGAACCGGGGCAGGGAGGTTTTTTAAAAAAGACGAAGGGCTTCGGGTGATGAATCATTTCAAGTCAACCCTGCGACAGTTTTTAAATGAGAATACTCTCGATCAGAAGGCGATCAGCCGACTAAAAAAAATTATCGAGCTGACCCAGCGATTGACCGTTGATGAAGCAGTAATCGAAAATATAGTTCAGGAAATTATTAATGAAGATTCAAAAAAAACGGCGTCAGCGGTACCAACTCCAGAATTAGTTACGAAAACAAAAGTGCCTGGGGCTAAAGAAAAAATTCAAAAAAGTCAGCAACCGCCTGTACCGGGAGGGGTTCAAAACGGTACAGCAAAATTACCGATGTTTCATCCGGTTAAGGTTGAGGGTGATTGGATCGAAATACCGGTGTCAAAAATCCCATTCACCATTGGCAGAGGTCCAGATAATGTTGATTTTGTTTTGCGGGCAACAGGTATTAGCCGTTCGCATTGTCTGGTCAGCTTTCACGATGGCTCCTACCATATTTCAGACCTTGGTTCCACCAATGGGATCTTATTGAATAAAAAACAATTGAAGCCTAATGATAATTACGTCATAAAAAATGGCGACAGCGTCAGTTTTGGCATCAATCAATTTTATGTAGAAATCTAA
- a CDS encoding chitobiase/beta-hexosaminidase C-terminal domain-containing protein, with amino-acid sequence MKSKSQRNKKVTNRKIEENNNAFGTDQNEAAEEILSEQPEQEKIEVLAEAVDDNSPQKQDKVPDIVLEEEQTEALLADETEVEADPNNEELDEKTEALAVDEVNEDGTEDEKTEALIAEETEALVSEETEALMLEETEALMDEKTEALVEVMTEPYVIENTESLLFKQHKPFKHKKPVIIASSIILGLLLIGGGVAGYLNYQRSTEISTDLKNGETLLTEAKFDEAMKTFEDVGTLDSDNADAIFGKAKAYAGLGDYGNARTYFEDTLKRITDLEKMKQVYNAYIDSEVNAKVGEEALFALMDRAAKDTGDEGYIKRKGEFMVKAPSFNLNPGSYQGTQAVDIIKGDPVDKIYFTTDGSQPTTASPEYTTVIELAPGEKTIKAIEVGANGYPSKVIEGKYVVSASSESLLENNISGSWTSRSGSYYYHYYFSNGYVTYSYSYGNGSSYSSTGNYQLVGVNPNGTIGTLSVFNVTGYSIPSTLNINCEPLGDNMISINNRGYNYSP; translated from the coding sequence ATGAAATCAAAATCACAAAGAAACAAAAAAGTAACAAATAGAAAAATTGAGGAGAACAACAACGCGTTCGGGACAGATCAAAATGAAGCTGCTGAAGAAATCTTGTCAGAGCAGCCGGAACAAGAAAAAATTGAAGTGCTGGCAGAGGCAGTCGACGATAATTCCCCCCAAAAACAGGATAAGGTGCCAGATATTGTTTTAGAAGAAGAACAAACGGAAGCGCTGTTAGCAGATGAGACGGAAGTGGAAGCAGATCCCAATAATGAGGAATTGGATGAAAAAACGGAAGCTTTGGCAGTTGATGAAGTTAATGAAGATGGAACTGAAGATGAAAAAACAGAGGCCTTAATCGCGGAAGAAACCGAGGCGCTGGTCAGCGAAGAGACAGAAGCTCTGATGCTGGAAGAAACTGAAGCTTTAATGGACGAAAAAACCGAAGCGTTGGTGGAAGTGATGACCGAACCATATGTCATTGAAAATACCGAGTCATTGCTTTTTAAACAACATAAACCATTCAAACATAAGAAACCGGTAATTATTGCCAGTTCCATCATTCTGGGACTATTACTGATTGGCGGAGGGGTGGCTGGTTATTTAAATTACCAGCGCAGCACGGAAATCAGTACTGACCTTAAAAATGGTGAAACATTGCTGACTGAAGCAAAATTCGATGAAGCTATGAAAACTTTTGAGGATGTGGGTACCCTGGATTCGGATAATGCTGATGCCATTTTTGGAAAAGCAAAGGCTTATGCCGGTCTGGGGGACTATGGCAATGCCAGAACCTATTTTGAAGATACCTTAAAACGGATCACGGATCTTGAAAAAATGAAACAGGTATATAATGCCTATATCGATTCGGAGGTTAATGCAAAGGTGGGAGAAGAAGCACTCTTTGCCCTGATGGATCGAGCTGCTAAGGATACCGGAGACGAGGGTTATATTAAACGGAAAGGTGAGTTTATGGTAAAAGCCCCGTCCTTTAATTTAAATCCTGGCTCTTACCAGGGAACTCAAGCGGTGGATATTATCAAAGGCGATCCGGTCGATAAGATCTATTTTACCACCGATGGTTCGCAGCCAACCACCGCCTCGCCAGAATATACCACCGTTATTGAATTAGCGCCAGGGGAAAAAACGATTAAAGCCATTGAAGTGGGTGCAAATGGTTATCCCAGTAAAGTTATCGAGGGGAAATACGTTGTCTCGGCCAGCAGTGAATCGCTTCTGGAAAATAATATTTCCGGGTCATGGACATCGCGTTCCGGATCGTATTATTATCACTACTACTTCAGTAACGGTTACGTTACATATTCCTATAGCTATGGCAATGGCAGTTCATACTCCTCCACCGGAAACTATCAGCTCGTCGGGGTTAATCCTAATGGAACCATCGGAACCCTTTCTGTTTTCAATGTAACCGGATACTCGATACCCAGCACCCTCAACATTAATTGCGAGCCGCTGGGAGATAATATGATATCCATTAACAACCGGGGTTATAACTATAGTCCATGA
- a CDS encoding M15 family metallopeptidase — MRIQNKKRFYLMMGLWGLVLIILVVFSIRMIWAAVSIKNTPVQTTNNTAAVDATQGNRTGTTASQAIIDPTDMLVLVNKTTSLAEDYVPSDLVWVDLPGVRETQLRKEAAAALEDLFDAATAKKLSLYCCSGYRSYQTQEELYTENVKTFGQKEADLVSAKPGQSEHQTGLAMDVTAESVNFDLQESFGQTPEGEFIKNNAHQYGFIIRYPKDKTAITGYAYEPWHLRYVGKDVASEIYADNLTFEEYLKAN; from the coding sequence ATGCGTATTCAAAATAAAAAGAGATTTTATCTGATGATGGGACTATGGGGATTAGTTCTCATAATTTTGGTGGTTTTTTCAATCCGGATGATCTGGGCAGCGGTTTCAATAAAAAATACGCCAGTGCAAACCACCAACAATACCGCTGCGGTTGACGCGACCCAGGGAAACCGAACTGGGACAACGGCTAGTCAGGCAATCATTGATCCTACGGATATGCTGGTTTTAGTCAATAAAACCACCAGTCTGGCTGAAGATTATGTACCATCAGATTTGGTCTGGGTCGATCTGCCAGGTGTCCGCGAAACCCAATTGCGAAAAGAGGCTGCGGCGGCATTGGAAGATCTTTTTGATGCCGCTACTGCAAAAAAACTATCGCTGTATTGTTGTTCCGGCTATCGATCTTACCAAACACAGGAGGAACTCTATACCGAGAACGTAAAGACCTTTGGTCAGAAGGAGGCCGATTTGGTCAGTGCAAAACCAGGCCAGAGCGAGCATCAGACGGGGCTGGCCATGGATGTCACGGCTGAATCGGTTAACTTTGATCTGCAAGAAAGCTTCGGCCAAACCCCAGAGGGGGAATTTATTAAGAATAATGCCCATCAGTATGGATTTATTATTCGCTATCCCAAGGACAAAACAGCTATCACCGGGTATGCTTACGAACCCTGGCACCTGCGTTATGTGGGAAAGGATGTGGCATCTGAAATTTATGCGGATAACCTGACTTTTGAAGAGTACTTGAAAGCTAACTAA
- a CDS encoding dCMP deaminase family protein → MKRHDYITWEEYFMGIALLSAHRSKDPNTQVGACIVNENNIILSTGYNGMPKGCSDDELPWEREGTFQNTKYAYVCHAELNAILNSDGRSLTNSILYVTCFPCNECAKAIIQAGIKKVVYLEDKYPDTDATKASKRLFKMAEISLREFPNPSFYSDLSLY, encoded by the coding sequence ATGAAACGACATGATTATATCACCTGGGAAGAGTATTTTATGGGGATTGCCCTTTTATCGGCTCACCGGAGCAAAGATCCCAACACGCAGGTCGGTGCCTGTATTGTTAATGAAAATAATATTATTCTGTCCACTGGCTACAATGGCATGCCCAAAGGCTGCAGCGACGATGAATTGCCCTGGGAGCGAGAAGGGACCTTTCAAAATACAAAATATGCTTATGTTTGCCATGCCGAGTTAAATGCCATCCTAAATTCTGATGGCCGCTCGCTGACAAATTCCATTCTCTATGTGACCTGTTTTCCTTGCAACGAATGCGCAAAGGCAATCATTCAAGCGGGCATCAAAAAAGTAGTCTATCTGGAAGATAAATATCCTGATACCGACGCCACCAAAGCTTCCAAGCGACTTTTTAAAATGGCTGAAATCTCACTAAGAGAATTCCCCAATCCATCTTTTTACAGCGACTTATCACTTTATTGA
- a CDS encoding glycosyltransferase family 2 protein, with protein sequence MVAQIFTLLFILGIPFFIYGLYNLALGLFGYTKHNKYSVSSPKHRIAAIIAARNEEFVIGNLIESLHQQDYPQELMDIYVIPNNCTDHTEGVALAHGAKVMKCTKPVHSKGDALEQFFEYIFRENDSYDAFCIFDADNLVDTHFFSVMNNVLASGEKIAQGYRDSKNPDDSWISGCQSVFYWTLNRFLNLARHRLNMSATLNGTGFMMHSDLVREDGFKTYSLTEDIEFTTQCVIKGQRVAWVPEAITFDEHPLTFEQSWSQRKRWSTGIIQCFERYSKELFASYKKDKNFCAIDMIIYLIAPYVQVLTFIYTVCSFIILGMLYITTSVWSTALNVAIFFAVGGMLLSIIFTIMVLWLENKEIKQLNRNSLFSFWFYLISWIPINIVCLIRPIDIWEPIEHTKSVKISQLIK encoded by the coding sequence ATGGTTGCACAAATCTTTACCCTATTATTTATTTTGGGAATCCCTTTTTTTATTTATGGACTATATAATTTAGCACTTGGCTTATTTGGTTATACAAAGCATAATAAATATAGCGTTTCCTCACCGAAGCACCGCATTGCTGCCATCATCGCCGCTCGGAATGAAGAATTTGTGATTGGTAATCTGATTGAAAGTCTGCATCAACAGGATTATCCCCAGGAACTCATGGATATTTATGTCATTCCAAACAATTGCACCGATCACACGGAAGGTGTTGCTCTGGCTCATGGCGCCAAGGTTATGAAATGTACCAAGCCCGTTCATTCCAAAGGCGATGCGTTGGAACAGTTTTTTGAGTATATTTTCAGGGAAAATGACAGCTATGATGCCTTTTGTATTTTCGATGCCGATAATCTTGTCGATACCCACTTTTTTTCGGTCATGAACAATGTCCTTGCTTCCGGGGAAAAAATTGCGCAGGGTTATCGCGACAGCAAAAATCCCGACGATTCCTGGATTTCCGGTTGTCAATCAGTCTTTTATTGGACCCTGAACCGTTTCCTCAATCTGGCTCGGCATCGACTGAATATGTCGGCAACCTTAAATGGTACCGGATTTATGATGCATTCGGATCTTGTCCGGGAAGATGGTTTTAAAACCTACAGTCTCACCGAGGACATCGAGTTTACGACCCAATGTGTGATTAAAGGCCAACGCGTTGCCTGGGTACCAGAAGCGATTACCTTCGATGAACATCCCCTAACCTTTGAGCAATCCTGGTCGCAGCGAAAACGTTGGTCGACTGGTATCATTCAGTGCTTTGAACGCTATTCCAAAGAACTATTTGCTAGTTATAAAAAGGATAAAAACTTTTGTGCAATTGATATGATCATTTACCTGATCGCTCCCTATGTTCAGGTACTAACCTTTATCTACACCGTTTGTTCGTTTATCATCTTAGGGATGCTGTATATTACCACCAGCGTCTGGTCCACTGCACTGAATGTTGCCATTTTTTTTGCAGTCGGCGGTATGCTTTTAAGTATTATTTTCACAATTATGGTGCTGTGGCTGGAAAACAAGGAGATTAAACAACTCAACCGTAATTCCTTATTTTCATTCTGGTTCTATCTGATCTCCTGGATTCCGATTAATATCGTCTGTTTAATCAGACCGATTGATATTTGGGAACCCATTGAGCACACAAAAAGTGTTAAAATATCGCAATTAATCAAATAG
- a CDS encoding diguanylate cyclase, with amino-acid sequence MGENFTLYDNLKSNKKLMVLIAVFMIGFILFAIVGYKTIANIKINGKMYDDIIRGKELVADVLPPPGYIIESYLLTLQLVNETDQTRIDELINNETQLKNNYLACHDKWENSLPEGNLKKNMGENAFKPAMAFFEVFENEFVPAIRNKDLITANSILEVKLEPLYLEHRRYIDEVVVLANAENSAIEESARKMVYVNVLILLILAMGVLATVIIFCAGIIRNEKLKKMSYFDELTGIANRRYFDQVLGQEISRAERTKLPLSLVIIDIDYYKEYNDTYGHLKGDECLRTVVGTLKKDLKRAGDFLARYGGDEFVVILPNTDDVGSASLSEKLRANIEGLRMEHVNSLCSEYVTLSIGVATTLMKANYLPDDLIAAADKALYLSKDKGRNQVSIVCLK; translated from the coding sequence ATGGGAGAAAATTTTACTTTGTATGATAATTTAAAAAGTAATAAAAAATTAATGGTTCTAATTGCTGTTTTTATGATCGGATTTATTCTATTTGCAATTGTTGGTTATAAAACCATTGCAAATATTAAGATCAATGGAAAAATGTATGATGATATAATCCGTGGAAAAGAGTTGGTAGCTGATGTGCTGCCACCACCAGGATATATCATTGAATCCTATTTGTTAACGCTCCAGCTGGTTAATGAAACGGATCAAACAAGAATTGATGAGCTCATTAACAACGAGACCCAACTTAAAAATAATTATCTGGCCTGCCATGACAAATGGGAAAACAGTTTGCCGGAAGGTAACTTAAAAAAGAACATGGGGGAGAACGCGTTTAAACCGGCAATGGCTTTTTTTGAAGTGTTTGAAAATGAGTTCGTTCCAGCAATCAGAAATAAAGATCTGATCACAGCGAATTCAATTCTGGAAGTCAAATTGGAACCTCTTTACCTGGAGCATCGACGTTATATTGATGAGGTGGTCGTCCTGGCAAATGCAGAAAACTCAGCGATTGAAGAGTCTGCAAGAAAAATGGTTTACGTTAATGTTTTAATCTTGCTGATATTGGCCATGGGCGTGTTGGCAACCGTCATTATATTTTGTGCTGGTATTATTAGAAATGAAAAATTAAAAAAAATGTCATATTTTGATGAGTTAACAGGAATTGCAAATCGTCGTTATTTTGACCAGGTATTGGGTCAAGAAATCAGTCGGGCTGAGCGGACAAAACTTCCGCTTTCACTTGTGATAATTGATATCGATTATTATAAGGAGTATAATGATACTTATGGACATCTCAAAGGGGATGAATGTTTGAGGACAGTCGTCGGGACCCTGAAAAAAGATTTAAAAAGAGCAGGTGACTTTCTTGCCCGTTATGGTGGCGATGAATTTGTTGTCATTCTTCCTAATACAGATGATGTCGGATCTGCTTCGCTGTCAGAAAAATTGCGGGCCAATATTGAAGGATTACGCATGGAACATGTTAATTCGCTCTGTTCAGAATATGTTACCTTGAGTATTGGAGTCGCAACAACATTGATGAAAGCCAATTATTTACCAGATGATTTGATCGCAGCGGCGGACAAGGCTCTTTATCTTTCAAAAGACAAAGGTAGAAATCAAGTGAGCATTGTGTGTTTAAAATAA